A window from Thiosulfatimonas sediminis encodes these proteins:
- a CDS encoding IS3 family transposase (programmed frameshift), with amino-acid sequence MSQKRTYKTYTDEFKKEAVALVTDQGYSVAEAAESLGVRTNLIYKWKEKFEAQANGSALSQDERAELKQLRAENKRLKLEKEILKKASALLAPRHPITFSFMDELIQEGLPVKPVSQVLKLSRSGYYAWKKRPKKAIKTEQLELYRTAKQLFKESRDSLGSRELAKALRKAGFLVSREKARRLMKTLGLVVKQRRAYKITTKRNLTHRVADNLVKMKFNPSAMNQVWAGDITYLKTPEGWLYLSVVMDLYSRRIIGWAVSERMTVELVMQSLQQAYWLRGHPKGVIFHSDRGSQYTSKRFATLLAKQNMTASMGDVGACWDNAVVERFFGSLKHDWLFKAYHPTRESMKKDVADYMRYYNLKRLHTANGDLTPIEYENCKNQVSKKA; translated from the exons ATGAGTCAAAAGAGAACTTATAAAACTTACACCGATGAGTTTAAAAAAGAAGCCGTCGCGTTGGTAACGGATCAAGGTTACAGTGTGGCAGAGGCGGCTGAATCCTTAGGTGTCAGAACGAATTTGATTTACAAGTGGAAAGAGAAGTTTGAAGCCCAAGCCAATGGGTCAGCACTGAGTCAGGATGAACGCGCTGAGTTGAAACAGTTGCGCGCTGAAAACAAGCGCTTAAAACTCGAAAAAGAGATCTTAAAAAAAGCTTCAGCCCTTCTGGCGC CAAGACATCCGATAACGTTTTCATTCATGGATGAATTGATTCAGGAGGGCTTGCCAGTTAAGCCTGTGAGCCAAGTGTTGAAACTCAGTCGTTCAGGCTATTACGCATGGAAAAAACGACCTAAAAAGGCAATCAAGACAGAACAACTTGAACTCTATCGTACAGCCAAACAGCTCTTCAAAGAGAGCCGTGACAGTTTGGGCTCTCGTGAACTCGCCAAAGCCCTTCGTAAGGCTGGGTTTCTCGTCAGCCGAGAGAAAGCACGTCGGCTCATGAAAACACTGGGATTAGTCGTCAAACAGCGTCGAGCTTATAAAATAACGACTAAGCGTAACCTGACACATCGAGTGGCGGATAACTTGGTTAAGATGAAGTTCAATCCAAGCGCGATGAATCAAGTTTGGGCAGGCGATATTACCTACTTGAAAACACCTGAAGGTTGGCTGTATTTGAGTGTCGTAATGGACCTGTATTCTCGCCGCATTATCGGTTGGGCCGTGAGTGAACGAATGACGGTCGAACTCGTCATGCAATCCTTACAGCAAGCGTATTGGCTACGAGGGCATCCCAAAGGCGTGATTTTTCACAGTGATCGTGGTTCTCAGTACACTAGCAAACGGTTTGCCACACTACTGGCTAAGCAAAATATGACAGCCTCTATGGGCGATGTCGGAGCCTGTTGGGATAATGCCGTTGTTGAACGATTTTTTGGCAGCTTAAAACATGACTGGCTGTTTAAAGCCTATCATCCAACACGCGAGAGCATGAAAAAAGACGTAGCAGATTACATGCGTTACTACAACTTAAAAAGGCTTCATACTGCGAACGGTGATTTGACGCCGATTGAGTATGAAAATTGTAAAAACCAAGTGTCCAAAAAAGCTTGA
- the tnpC gene encoding IS66 family transposase — MIAGRLQITHLGCWAHARRKFMDAKKVLPKNKTGKADMALNLIQKLYQIEQHIKDQPPNKRLEIRQTESLRVLEQLKTWLDKSLNSTVPKSKLGEALSYLAKNWEKLQIFTTNGRLNIDNNPVENAIRPFAIGRKNWLFSQSVKGAKASAMLYSLIETAKANGLEPQAYLTHLFRNLPNCDTLEQFEALLPWNHTAY; from the coding sequence GTGATTGCCGGACGCTTACAGATTACCCATCTAGGCTGCTGGGCCCATGCCCGACGTAAGTTTATGGATGCCAAAAAAGTACTGCCTAAGAATAAAACCGGCAAGGCGGACATGGCACTCAATCTCATTCAAAAGCTCTATCAAATTGAACAACACATCAAAGACCAACCACCAAATAAACGACTCGAGATCCGGCAAACCGAAAGCCTGCGGGTTTTAGAACAGCTCAAAACGTGGTTGGATAAAAGCCTCAACAGCACCGTGCCCAAAAGCAAACTCGGTGAGGCCTTGAGCTATCTTGCGAAAAACTGGGAAAAGCTTCAAATCTTCACCACGAATGGGCGATTGAATATCGACAACAACCCGGTTGAGAATGCCATTCGTCCCTTCGCGATTGGACGCAAGAACTGGCTGTTTAGCCAATCGGTTAAAGGCGCCAAAGCCAGTGCGATGCTGTACAGCTTGATTGAAACCGCCAAAGCCAACGGACTCGAACCCCAAGCCTATCTCACTCATCTTTTCCGAAACCTCCCCAACTGCGACACCCTCGAGCAGTTCGAAGCACTTCTGCCGTGGAACCACACCGCATACTAG
- a CDS encoding chemotaxis protein CheB: protein MSEDKRNNPIEDNVEREEVIVESSSDEVTDAELESDPQPEEIGVSTDEPLSREMKNNPDQLIVVGIGASAGGLEALQLLVSNLPSNSGMSFILAQHLSPSYKSMMVDLLEKDSNIPVLAAHNGAVLKPDTLYICPPSYNIEISKQDTIILSLMSENRHIPRPSVDMLFESLAVAKGEAAIGIVLSGTGTDGSRGIRAIKGEGGFGIAQDPNTAKYDGMPNSAINSGNVDLILPPEEIGPELKNISTFPRQVPLGFETNLSRESYYEILRLLKRRFKIDFSQYKETTIMRRIERRMTALKIGNVKSYVQFLTDKENEAELLFNDMLIGVTAFFRDARAFNYLQDELRHYLENKENKIIRVWTPACSTGEEPYSIAIVLSEILGQHFEDYKVQIFATDIDKHAVEFARNGVYPESALQNLPDKIKRKYFTVDGEQFQIIKPIKSVVIFSVHDVTVDPPFLRLDLLSCRNLLIYFNLELQRRILPVFHYALNPRGLLFLGQSESIGVFQDTFRPLSKSGKIFEANFIGKKLPPESQKPRRSLVDFVQDMPAESKTVVSTAKKTIDTLGDLIARKTREFMLPYSILINENMDIVYSQGKNPLLVRPEGLPTNNIYQNIHPSLSIDLRSGLHVLSSGQAISTTTFQKLIIDNNTVWARLILIDIEHQSGMGHLVLIYCQIEYVLDMPLAQLEEGSSDEALFKEQERQLLKTKEQLQTVIEELETSNEEMQSMNEELQSSNEELQSSNEELETTNEELQSTNEELQTAYSELRVAYEDKDKQQMELERMANELERTNTLLMDAETLGKTGSFRWDVISNTMEWSQGVYRLFGLVIDKYQPTYEALVGLVYSEDRQKFETFIENVLSRKNAETITFRAWNSEKESIWLQVEVAVSFNTLKQAQYVMGTVTDITELMGTKQRIKEQQDMIDLLFNTTLGGVYIYDFKTARNTFINETYTNLLGYSLDDLNHLTNEEFQQLFHPEDVESVLDHIEKVKHSRIGETFTLRYRMKHKDNGKYVTLQSKDTLFNSNSVKKASTSMMGMFMEIDNIDDVENTGNNE from the coding sequence GTGTCTGAAGACAAACGTAACAACCCCATCGAAGATAATGTAGAGCGCGAAGAAGTCATTGTCGAGTCTTCGTCGGATGAAGTTACAGATGCTGAACTTGAATCCGATCCTCAACCAGAAGAAATAGGGGTATCAACTGATGAGCCTCTTTCAAGAGAGATGAAGAATAACCCCGACCAACTGATTGTGGTTGGTATTGGTGCCAGTGCCGGTGGGTTAGAAGCGCTTCAGTTATTGGTGTCAAATCTGCCAAGTAACAGTGGAATGAGCTTTATTCTGGCGCAGCATTTGTCCCCTTCATACAAAAGTATGATGGTTGATTTGCTTGAAAAAGATTCCAATATACCGGTTTTGGCTGCGCACAATGGCGCTGTTTTAAAGCCTGATACCTTGTATATTTGTCCGCCAAGTTACAATATAGAAATATCCAAACAAGACACCATTATCCTCTCGCTGATGAGTGAAAATAGACATATCCCGAGACCTTCGGTTGATATGTTGTTTGAATCGCTTGCAGTGGCCAAAGGCGAAGCTGCAATTGGTATCGTGCTTTCGGGTACAGGGACAGATGGTTCTCGTGGGATTCGAGCCATCAAAGGTGAAGGTGGTTTTGGGATTGCACAAGATCCAAATACCGCAAAATATGACGGTATGCCGAACTCGGCCATCAACTCCGGTAACGTTGATTTAATTCTTCCACCAGAAGAAATTGGTCCGGAACTTAAGAATATTTCTACTTTCCCGCGCCAAGTCCCTTTAGGGTTTGAAACCAATTTATCGCGTGAGTCTTATTACGAAATTCTGCGTCTTTTAAAGCGTCGCTTTAAAATTGATTTTTCACAATATAAAGAAACCACTATCATGCGGCGTATTGAACGTCGCATGACTGCGCTTAAAATTGGCAATGTAAAAAGCTATGTTCAATTCTTGACCGATAAAGAGAACGAAGCAGAATTGCTGTTTAACGATATGTTAATCGGTGTTACCGCTTTCTTCCGTGATGCTCGCGCTTTCAACTATCTGCAAGATGAGTTGCGCCATTATCTTGAGAACAAAGAAAATAAAATTATCCGCGTTTGGACGCCAGCGTGTTCTACCGGTGAAGAACCTTACTCGATTGCAATCGTGCTTTCTGAAATTCTTGGACAGCATTTTGAAGATTATAAAGTCCAAATTTTTGCGACCGATATTGATAAACATGCAGTCGAGTTTGCGCGCAACGGTGTTTATCCAGAAAGTGCTCTGCAAAATTTACCAGATAAAATTAAGCGTAAGTATTTCACCGTTGACGGAGAACAGTTTCAGATTATTAAACCGATAAAATCGGTCGTTATTTTCTCTGTCCATGATGTCACCGTAGATCCTCCGTTTTTACGCTTAGATTTGTTGTCGTGTCGTAACTTATTAATTTATTTTAATTTGGAATTGCAACGCCGCATCCTACCAGTATTCCATTACGCATTAAATCCAAGAGGATTATTGTTCCTAGGACAGTCTGAATCGATAGGCGTATTTCAAGATACCTTTAGACCGCTATCGAAAAGTGGCAAGATTTTTGAAGCGAACTTTATCGGAAAAAAATTACCGCCGGAGTCGCAAAAACCACGCCGTAGTTTGGTTGATTTTGTGCAGGATATGCCTGCGGAAAGTAAAACCGTGGTGTCTACCGCTAAGAAAACGATCGATACATTGGGCGATTTGATAGCGCGAAAAACTCGTGAATTTATGCTGCCGTATTCTATTTTGATTAATGAGAATATGGACATTGTTTATTCACAAGGTAAGAATCCATTACTCGTTCGCCCTGAAGGTTTACCAACGAATAACATCTATCAAAACATTCATCCGAGTCTGTCGATAGATTTGCGTTCCGGTCTGCATGTACTCAGTTCTGGACAGGCGATTTCAACGACCACCTTCCAAAAATTAATTATCGATAACAATACGGTTTGGGCACGTTTAATCTTAATTGATATTGAGCATCAATCTGGTATGGGCCATTTGGTGCTGATTTATTGTCAGATTGAATATGTTCTGGATATGCCTTTGGCGCAGCTGGAAGAAGGGTCTTCGGATGAAGCTTTGTTCAAAGAGCAAGAGCGACAACTGCTAAAAACCAAAGAGCAACTGCAAACGGTTATTGAAGAGTTAGAAACTTCCAATGAAGAAATGCAATCAATGAACGAGGAACTGCAAAGTTCCAACGAAGAGTTGCAGAGTTCTAACGAGGAGTTGGAAACCACCAACGAAGAGTTGCAGTCAACCAATGAAGAATTACAGACCGCTTATTCTGAATTGCGCGTTGCCTATGAGGATAAAGACAAGCAACAGATGGAATTAGAGCGTATGGCTAATGAGCTAGAACGCACTAATACACTTTTAATGGATGCTGAAACTCTTGGTAAAACGGGGTCTTTCCGTTGGGATGTTATCTCCAATACGATGGAATGGAGCCAAGGGGTTTATCGTTTATTTGGTTTGGTTATCGACAAATATCAGCCTACTTATGAAGCTTTGGTTGGTTTGGTCTACTCGGAAGACAGACAGAAATTTGAAACATTTATTGAAAATGTCTTGTCGCGTAAAAATGCTGAGACCATTACTTTCCGTGCTTGGAACTCAGAAAAAGAGAGTATCTGGTTGCAAGTAGAGGTTGCGGTGTCTTTTAACACCTTGAAGCAAGCGCAATATGTTATGGGTACGGTAACGGATATTACCGAGCTGATGGGAACTAAGCAGCGGATTAAAGAACAACAAGACATGATTGATTTGCTGTTTAACACCACTTTAGGCGGTGTTTATATCTATGACTTCAAAACCGCTCGAAACACCTTTATTAATGAAACCTATACTAATCTGCTTGGTTATAGTTTGGATGATTTAAATCATTTAACTAATGAGGAGTTCCAACAACTTTTCCATCCGGAAGATGTAGAGTCGGTGCTTGACCACATCGAAAAAGTGAAGCATAGCCGTATTGGTGAGACGTTCACTCTGCGCTACCGAATGAAGCACAAAGATAATGGCAAGTATGTCACTTTACAAAGTAAAGACACTTTGTTTAACAGTAATTCAGTGAAAAAGGCTTCAACCTCAATGATGGGAATGTTTATGGAAATAGACAACATTGATGATGTTGAAAATACTGGAAATAATGAATAA
- a CDS encoding EAL domain-containing protein, producing the protein MNYFVDNSKINGLDDVLKKFGVMLEKHCAEPSSASSKKVQLEFDRLQKNLTKSYSNVLLSQTVANELFESLPIGFVVLDSEIRIVEANATARDLLLLKVSSGEELISQIFTRYIINGMSEFLERIYSSSTTPIELLLSGRNHNGIFAKVFQNYYSLNGQNFILLSIIPVQREHDLMQSLLTYKMVFEHAQEGIMVVNHQFKIQDVNPAFSKITGYRKEEVLGLNPSILSSHQQSPEFYQKMYQALDRDGYWQGVLNNRTKSGEVYPEDLQISTVYTQGTRSRKPAYYVAVFRNILGLVEKEEFLQKQADTDVLTGLLNRKGFNRIYDDMFQSAQREGEELTLIFIDLDNFKTLNDRHGHNYGDELLRNFSKRLRNGLKQRDHIARIGGDEFTIILYQEIPDSALTRIIYKLQEDLKRPYQLFDITFACSASIGIAKYPNDAVDTNSLLQAADFAMYQAKKAGKNQVQYYDHSLYSQEIEREQSIEFIRDAINKNEFENFFQPQHDMETGKLVGFEALMRWRKQADKILLPGDFLHLIADRQEIIGLSIRLIKHLVVEIGLWMAHGFRWPVSINLNAYQLAHPKIRKQLEDIAQNHSQVVPLLKIEVTETALFEKDEVIENNLHIFRELGYELQLDDFGTGYSSIYSLRKFTFQAIKIDRSFVAEIHQGQESSILLDGIIQLLQTLKLNIICEGVESEEQVNYLLERGCDVAQGFLYGQAMDKKALWSYMKKHL; encoded by the coding sequence ATGAATTACTTCGTTGACAATAGCAAAATTAATGGCCTAGACGATGTCTTAAAGAAGTTCGGCGTAATGTTGGAAAAGCATTGCGCCGAACCGTCTTCAGCATCTTCAAAAAAAGTACAACTTGAGTTTGATCGGTTACAGAAAAATCTGACAAAAAGTTACAGTAATGTCCTTTTGTCACAAACAGTGGCTAACGAGTTATTTGAGTCATTGCCGATAGGTTTTGTGGTGCTTGACTCTGAAATTCGCATTGTTGAAGCGAATGCAACGGCGCGAGATTTACTTCTTCTTAAAGTGAGCAGTGGCGAAGAATTAATCTCGCAAATATTCACCCGTTATATCATCAATGGTATGTCTGAGTTCCTAGAAAGAATTTATTCTTCGAGCACGACGCCGATTGAACTGCTGCTTTCTGGGCGAAACCATAACGGCATCTTTGCCAAAGTATTCCAGAATTACTATTCGTTGAATGGTCAAAATTTCATTTTGCTTTCAATTATTCCTGTGCAACGTGAGCATGATCTGATGCAGTCTCTCTTGACCTATAAAATGGTCTTTGAGCACGCCCAGGAAGGCATAATGGTGGTTAACCATCAATTTAAAATTCAAGATGTGAACCCCGCTTTCTCAAAAATTACTGGTTATCGAAAAGAAGAGGTTTTGGGACTAAATCCCAGCATTCTTTCATCGCATCAACAAAGCCCCGAATTTTATCAGAAGATGTATCAAGCCCTTGACCGTGATGGCTATTGGCAAGGGGTGTTGAATAATCGCACCAAATCGGGCGAAGTCTATCCGGAAGATTTGCAAATTTCGACCGTCTATACCCAAGGAACACGCTCTAGAAAACCCGCATATTATGTGGCGGTGTTCCGCAATATTCTCGGTTTGGTTGAAAAAGAAGAGTTTCTCCAAAAGCAGGCTGATACCGATGTTCTGACAGGCTTATTGAATCGCAAAGGCTTTAATCGCATCTATGATGATATGTTTCAGTCTGCACAACGCGAAGGTGAAGAGCTGACATTAATTTTTATTGATTTGGATAACTTTAAAACGCTGAATGATCGTCATGGCCATAATTATGGCGATGAGTTGTTACGTAACTTTTCTAAACGTTTACGCAATGGCTTAAAGCAGCGTGACCATATCGCCCGAATCGGTGGCGATGAGTTCACAATCATCCTATATCAAGAGATTCCTGATTCAGCATTAACGCGTATTATTTATAAATTACAGGAAGATTTAAAGCGCCCGTACCAATTGTTTGATATTACTTTTGCTTGTTCAGCCAGTATTGGTATTGCCAAGTATCCGAATGATGCAGTGGACACAAACTCCTTGTTGCAAGCGGCTGATTTTGCGATGTACCAAGCTAAAAAAGCTGGCAAGAATCAAGTGCAATATTACGATCATTCGCTTTATAGCCAAGAGATTGAGCGTGAACAGTCGATTGAATTTATTCGTGATGCGATTAATAAGAACGAATTTGAAAACTTTTTTCAGCCGCAACACGATATGGAAACCGGTAAACTTGTTGGTTTTGAAGCATTAATGCGCTGGCGTAAGCAAGCCGATAAAATACTTTTACCAGGTGACTTTTTGCATTTAATTGCCGATAGGCAAGAAATTATTGGCTTGAGTATACGTTTAATTAAGCATTTGGTTGTCGAAATCGGTTTGTGGATGGCACATGGTTTCCGCTGGCCAGTCTCGATAAATCTGAATGCCTATCAGCTAGCTCATCCAAAAATTCGTAAGCAACTTGAAGATATTGCGCAGAATCATTCGCAAGTGGTGCCTTTATTAAAAATAGAAGTGACTGAAACGGCGTTGTTTGAAAAAGACGAAGTGATTGAGAATAATTTGCACATTTTTAGAGAATTAGGCTATGAGCTTCAGTTAGATGATTTTGGCACCGGTTATTCATCGATTTACAGTTTGCGTAAATTTACCTTTCAAGCGATTAAAATTGATCGCAGCTTTGTTGCAGAAATTCATCAAGGGCAAGAAAGTTCTATTCTTTTGGATGGAATTATTCAATTGCTGCAAACTCTAAAGCTGAATATTATTTGCGAAGGGGTTGAGTCAGAAGAACAGGTGAATTACCTTTTAGAAAGAGGCTGTGATGTTGCTCAAGGTTTCTTGTATGGTCAAGCTATGGACAAGAAAGCTTTGTGGAGTTACATGAAAAAACATCTTTAA